The genomic DNA TTTCAAGTTTACTTCCAGCTTACCATCTTTTACCAATTGGTCAGCATTTTTCCTAGTCATTTTTTCATACTCCAAATGCCAATGTTGTTTATATTTTTTCAGAGTGGCAGGTTTCCCGTTTATTTCATACGTTAGTTTTTTTCCGTTTATTTCTGTTTCAAAATTTTCTAAGGCTTTAAATTTAAAGACCGCTTTCCTCGTTTTTTTATCTCTAAAATAACTCACCTTACCCGTTATAGGCATTTCTTTTTGCTTTAATACGGTAAAAGCTCCTACATAGGTTTCATGATTGGCATAAGCTTTAAATATTTTTTCTATTTGCTTAATTGTCTTTTTAGTTAAACTAAGCTTATTAATATCTTGTATGTCAATTGAAATATCCAATATTTTAGTACTTTTCTTAAAATATTCTGGATTTTTGTTATATAATGTTTCATTTATTTTTTTGTACCATTCGTCATGTACAAGTTGGTATTCCTTGTTTAAATCTAAATGCCTATCGTACATGTTTGGGTATTGCCCCAAAACAATAAAATGTTCTGCTACCAAACCTTTCGCGTCTTCAATATCATCTGCAATACCGCTAAAACAGTACTCTAAAGCATCCTGATAATAGTCTGATTTCATAAAGTTTCCTAAATCATCTCTATAGCTATTAATCACACTCTTTTGAGCTAGTCGTTCTTTCTTTCCTAATATCTTCTCTAGTTTTTTCTTGCTTGCTCCCCCGTGTTCTATAAAGGCACCCAAAATTCCTGCTGTATATACATTAGCAACTTTATCTTTTGTAGTATTGATTGTTTTTTCACCATACTTATCGGTATTCTCATGAGTATTGTACACAAAATCATACGAAAGTTGCGCCAAACGAAATAAATATAGTATTTGCTTTGTTGTTTTATTGTCATCAATCGTAACTTTTTTTCCTTGCAGTAACAATTTAAATACCTCCTTTAAAGATTTACCTGTTTGTAAACTCGTTATTATGGCTTGCAACCGTATAATTTCTCTATCAATACCTAAACAAATTTCATCTGCTAAGGTTGTAGGATCATGAAAAGTAATAAACATATCTTCCAATGTTTCATTAGCTTCGCCATTTTTTTTAGCTTTCTGATCTTGCGCTCTTTCAGTAATAAAAATGTCATTTAAATTATCTTGTAATATACTAGCAAAAGGATGTCTGTTAGGAAAAGTGGCTTTTACTTGATGAAAAGGCAATAGCATTGCGTTTTCTTCTGCTTGGTATTCCTTTGAAAAACCATTGCATTCAATAAGCTGCATTCTTTCCTTTTTTTCATTACTAGCATTTATTTCATTAAAATATTTTCGTGACCATTGTACAGGTGAAAAAGCGACTCTTAGTTTCTTCCCTTTTTCTACCATTTTATAACTTATTTTTTCACTTTGCTTTTTCCTTATATCTAAATATTCCCCTGTTTTTTTATCTTTAGAATACTCCCATAAAATATGAGATAACATACCGCATTTATCTACTGCTAATTCATAATACTCCTCTGGGTCTTCATCATTTATTAAGTAAATATATCCTTCACACAATGCCGTTCGTGTAAGGCTAAAGTTTTTTAATTGAGGAAGTCCATATTCCTTAAATTTTTCTTTTTTATATACAACTTCCTCCAACGCTATCGTTTGCTTAACTTCTTTTGTATCCTTATTATAAACAATAACATCTTCTGTTGCTTTATTCAATAAAAGTATTTCGGCAGTATCTTCCTTTGCTATGACTGCTTTTTCTACTTCTACGTCTATTTCATCTTCTACTGGCGTTGCTTTATCTAATAAACCATATCTAAAAAAATGCAACCGAATACCTTCTCCTTCAACTGTTATTTTAGGAGATTCATGACAAATAACCTCTTCTTGATTACAGGTAAACGAGTATTCAGCAATTTTTAAATCTTTTTCATATGATTTTCTTTGTAACTTTTCAAGCTTTTTGTTTCCCATTTTCTTTTATATACTAGCTTTTTAATTTTATACATTGAATGATTTCAACTTTTTGTTTTGAAGCAAAAATTTAGGATTTTTTGCCCTAATCAAGTCTTTTTCGGGTAACATAGCCTTAGCTACGTTCTGATAAAAGATTAAAATTAGGGAAAAATAAGCCCCATTTGCAGGCATCAGAAAAAATTTAAATCACTTCGTTATCATCTTCTTCTATTTCCCAAATGACATCTACCTTTTTATCATGAACTACTCCTGTTACTTCTTCTAAAACAGTGTTTACAATGTTTCTCGTTCCTTCTTCATCCATTTCTTTTTTATGACGAGATACGGTAAGTGTAACCGTTTCTCCTTCTGCAAAATTTACTGTAGATGCCCTAAGTGTTACTTTCCTTAATACTTTAGATTTTTTAATTATCTTTTCTTCTTTTATCCACCTTAAATTATAAACCCGTTTATCTCCTTCAATATTTTCTGTTTTTTGGCGTATTTTTTTTTGATTTGCAATGGCTTTATTAGCATTGCCTAATATTCTATTTGCAAATGTAATTTTGGGAAAAGGTATTTCTTTTATAGGCATTATTGTAGTAGGTGAAGCTCCCTTACTACCTATTATAATATTTGAAGACCCAGAAACAACCACACCTCCATGTGCTGTCATATCTCCTACACAAGCTATTAGTTTTCAGTTAATTAATACGGTTGGATTTCCTTGTACTATAGTATCTGATGATCCTACGCAAGTACATAAGCTTCCCATAGTTGCTACTGGTTTGTCATTAAATAAAACGTTAGATTCTCCTTGAATTACTGGACCTCCTACATGGGGTATTGTTCCGCTACACATAGGACATATATGATTACTCCCTACTATTGCCGCTGGTTTTCCTTCCATAACTTTT from Tenacibaculum maritimum NCIMB 2154 includes the following:
- a CDS encoding toxin VasX, whose protein sequence is MGNKKLEKLQRKSYEKDLKIAEYSFTCNQEEVICHESPKITVEGEGIRLHFFRYGLLDKATPVEDEIDVEVEKAVIAKEDTAEILLLNKATEDVIVYNKDTKEVKQTIALEEVVYKKEKFKEYGLPQLKNFSLTRTALCEGYIYLINDEDPEEYYELAVDKCGMLSHILWEYSKDKKTGEYLDIRKKQSEKISYKMVEKGKKLRVAFSPVQWSRKYFNEINASNEKKERMQLIECNGFSKEYQAEENAMLLPFHQVKATFPNRHPFASILQDNLNDIFITERAQDQKAKKNGEANETLEDMFITFHDPTTLADEICLGIDREIIRLQAIITSLQTGKSLKEVFKLLLQGKKVTIDDNKTTKQILYLFRLAQLSYDFVYNTHENTDKYGEKTINTTKDKVANVYTAGILGAFIEHGGASKKKLEKILGKKERLAQKSVINSYRDDLGNFMKSDYYQDALEYCFSGIADDIEDAKGLVAEHFIVLGQYPNMYDRHLDLNKEYQLVHDEWYKKINETLYNKNPEYFKKSTKILDISIDIQDINKLSLTKKTIKQIEKIFKAYANHETYVGAFTVLKQKEMPITGKVSYFRDKKTRKAVFKFKALENFETEINGKKLTYEINGKPATLKKYKQHWHLEYEKMTRKNADQLVKDGKLEVNLKGNLPKRFKSEVEKFLKSNAFAGVVLMIEAYVWGKAVKNLSKDLSYKKQEEFAFASVKLGAATGTLIKEMKLYDKYLIKRGLGSDVVLGRVRNFTRNVGALKIISSAITVFTASRDSYLSFSLRDNDAATIYAMASGIGATFLFADISMLVSGSAAVFGLGFWPAALLGGALVGCYYLAAKYFKDSELEAYFKNYPLSDFAAIPSAHETSQEYISRLVVNPAKTMNNPWFGSVQSDEFKTYTNFEKAYTALLDILVPSIVIVEPASHEYIDYHKGFYKYNAITHRFKASIYSAQKINDLDQLAIKAWYYPYGINTKAALRPNGRIAITTFIYEAPQKNYFNNEELTPNCQISFGLPNDFIFNLEEYPKGEVLFICRIKVADGEYIPTSFHTEPRYIFGHAQTHNKINTNTNLMQSVFSAHRYGQRIGVTNVKLVNMPKEEALRKPKIISEKSISKLQSYYIN
- a CDS encoding Rossmann-fold NAD(P)-binding domain-containing protein, translated to MTAHGGVVVSGSSNIIIGSKGASPTTIMPIKEIPFPKITFANRILGNANKAIANQKKIRQKTENIEGDKRVYNLRWIKEEKIIKKSKVLRKVTLRASTVNFAEGETVTLTVSRHKKEMDEEGTRNIVNTVLEEVTGVVHDKKVDVIWEIEEDDNEVI
- a CDS encoding PAAR domain-containing protein; this encodes MEGKPAAIVGSNHICPMCSGTIPHVGGPVIQGESNVLFNDKPVATMGSLCTCVGSSDTIVQGNPTVLIN